In Cicer arietinum cultivar CDC Frontier isolate Library 1 chromosome 7, Cicar.CDCFrontier_v2.0, whole genome shotgun sequence, a single window of DNA contains:
- the LOC101499622 gene encoding homeobox-leucine zipper protein HAT22, translated as MGLDQDASSNNSGLPLILGLALTLSQQETITPPPSNKITKPFNNSSNFITCSTSNNHNNNLQAELPSLTLGLSYPKNVNNNKVYYEDPLDFSTQTSPHHSVVSSFSSGRVKRERDVSSEEVEAIERVCSRVSDEEEDAVAARKKLRLTKDQSAMLEENFKQHSTLNPKQKQALARELNLLPRQVEVWFQNRRARTKLKQTEVDCEFLKKCCETLTDENRRLQKEVQELKALKLTQPLYMPMPAATLTMCPSCERLGGVSGGGASNKTTFSMAPKPHFYNPFTNSSAAC; from the exons aTGGGTCTTGATCAAGATGCTAGTAGTAACAACTCTGGCCTTCCACTTATTCTTGGTTTAGCTCTCACACTTTCTCAACAAGAAACCATCACTCCACCACCATCCAACAAAATCACAAAGCCTTTTAATAATTCCTCCAATTTCATCACTTGTTCAACAAGtaataatcataataacaaCCTTCAAGCTGAATTACCATCTCTAACTTTGGGTTTATCTTACCCCAAAAATGTTAATAACAATAAAGTTTATTATGAAGACCCTCTTGATTTTTCTACACAAACTTCACCTCATCACAGTGTTGTTTCATCCTTCTCTAGTGGAAGGGTCAAGAGAGAAAGAGATGTTAGCAGTGAAGAAGTTGAAGCAATAGAGAGAGTTTGTTCAAGAGTCagtgatgaagaagaagatgcTGTTGCTGCTAGGAAGAAACTTAGGCTTACCAAAGATCAATCTGCTATGTTAGAAGAAAACTTCAAACAACACAGCACTCTCAATCCT AAACAGAAGCAAGCTTTAGCCAGAGAATTAAATCTACTCCCTCGTCAGGTTGAGGTGTGGTTCCAGAACCGAAGAGCTAG AACAAAGCTGAAGCAAACAGAGGTGGATTGTGAGTTTCTAAAGAAATGTTGTGAAACATTAACGGATGAGAATAGGAGGCTACAAAAAGAGGTTCAAGAATTGAAGGCACTGAAATTAACACAACCTTTGTATATGCCTATGCCAGCTGCTACACTTACCATGTGTCCCTCTTGTGAGAGGCTTGGTGGTGTTAGTGGTGGTGGTGCTTCCAATAAAACCACTTTCTCTATGGCTCCTAAGCCTCACTTTTACAATCCCTTCACCAATTCTTCTGCAGCGTGTTGA